In Botrytis cinerea B05.10 chromosome 6, complete sequence, the following proteins share a genomic window:
- the Bcspc105 gene encoding Bcspc105 codes for MSSLEEATLPATRRPKSRKSLSAIPADKENMTAELGALTGKRAPIEKPAKKKRSKSIGPGGLDALKDTTGNRRKSLAAIPQPPPRSILKPTMPPLREIPAHNPNKKSSPKKGKTASPPLPGSELLIDFGVDAGSKASGAETLDDPFHIEMPKTNNDNRVALRTEEQQQAAAREREEKERADMQKEVNARRDARRKSLANRRVSFAPEATLHTWDVVVEYQDSTTSSNSTNSTRRASNVTGDSVTTPHQQNSGPPSSDPSDPPSTPPEQIEDDTANGSPEHQRDLHQKKRRRSSVIPPMNFNDPNDAFSSSPMSGSSVGAEDIEDDEFASSDSDDDDDGTRMTMDGGETTNMSMASVQSGFSVGSDTMLEQSLRRAANQAGTQAMSFDEQGDTKMSEDNEIVASFAPWAKKAPIESQKDQENVNPFSSAAKSDIQLDAEQSDGEEMTMDMDMTSAVGRILPGQQREDDELSMDVTRAFGGIIPNSQAGAKLNSAGRRQSTRRVSAGEESAFGEQTMDLTTAIGGIHAAQNDEEVSEDDDMSMDFTSAIGGVLSKPAAAKNKRRVSTASEAKSTQNRESLNSPAGDETMGMDMDMDMTTAVGRIIPPTTDETEEMDMDMDVTVGMEMTKALGGILPRLNAGDRNQAKKIMEMETDLGSSPFRVDVPANSPPKPINHNALTVAPETGSPSFTAGFKGKGLRRSMDRISTTPKSTPKSKMLTPVKKPTTPQKQLTPQPAQPSHPGKTPPSKNILMRTGSPKRLFNPDLKESSSTPRTSSSKKQTPNKLFKQDSNTGLATPNFILTPQKRLSTGIGLDRVGLGSPKVAALLDRRGSIGEQARSFTPTQPAGLNRGVRFQDPRIMEAEVDRERELEEDRENGRKIMEREVDQAEGEEKDATLNLKEMISSLTPKKKSMKGRKSLHAGAAIGLLGKRPAELDEDDSDEDESGMKRLRNHQGSPVKNVHLQGPPTKEQTTTGRLTRSSRKSMEDSTVPSITPTLTTSPITDKITTPRDQGRFKDAEANLTEPVAIPFKETEPVEYPTLPEDTLDNERIQLQDFLNMTSIRFMELTTTKRRHTIAPKRSSDGPIRNRLSDQTKVSLEDCVAAGAATIPMLELFQHACHELKKYISDGRKTVREIESETFEENPPLFREYISAPADMKIVMDNQLKNVKTHSRLLSKGMWYDWRSTLLETVKDELVRSAEGMINDEEVLDKQQALLDAVLPKMIKRAQQLQHEETNMKTAAEEIASCDPEELSEARQQLITVEADVEAKRNMIEELKKQLQAREIEIEAGTAKKETYLEEIREAEKIREECRGWSSSEISSLKAKVDALEKKHGWTITGVSGTITSMTYRKEIELVFDAAAFKSNALSKTTKPANSRIDLWYIAANREYNPLTLTPEKEFLLQCIRDHVRGLPQSETEIKTLLNSVSVAWNKAARVVDDIHLLNIVCPTVVTKTSDNSILVKSKLLIAALNTKVELAFSLISHSTEEGFDVEISPVAKVIYGERFNEPKMRDFLLNRLGNYAKEKGDGTDVSWGSAVAELGDKLLARGRK; via the exons ATGTCCTCCTTGGAGGAAGCTACACTTCCCGCGACTCGTCGcccaaaatcaagaaaatcattatcCGCAATACCTGCAGATAAAGAAAATATGACGGCGGAACTTGGAGCTCTTACTGGAAAAAGGGCTCCAATCGAGAAGccagcaaagaagaagagaagtaaGAGTATAGGTCCTGGCGGGCTAGATGCACTGAAAGATACTACTGGGAATCGTCGCAAG TCTCTGGCTGCGATACCTCAACCACCTCCAAGATCCATCCTGAAACCTACTATGCCACCTCTCCGTGAAATTCCGGCGCATAACCCCAACAAAAAGTCGAGTCCGAAAAAGGGCAAGACTGCTTCACCACCACTTCCAGGCTCCGAATTGTTAATCGATTTTGGCGTTGACGCTGGCTCAAAGGCTTCAGGCGCCGAAACACTTGATGACCCATTCCATATCGAAATGCCGAAAACCAACAATGATAATCGAGTCGCATTGCGAACGGAGGAACAACAGCAAGCTGCCGCtagagagagggaagagaaggaaagagctGATATGCAGAAAGAAGTTAATGCTAGGCGAGATGCTCGTCGGAAGTCTCTTGCTAATCGACGTGTTTCATTTGCGCCCGAAGCAACCCTTCATACTTGGGATGTTGTTGTAGAATACCAAGATTCCACCACATCATCCAATTCCACCAACTCCACCCGCCGAGCCTCAAATGTTACTGGGGACTCTGTCACTACCCCGCACCAGCAAAATTCTGGACCACCTAGCTCAGACCCTTCGGACCCTCCATCAACACCACCTGAACAAATCGAAGATGATACAGCAAATGGATCGCCGGAACATCAACGCGACTTACATCAAAAGAAGCGCCGCAGAAGTTCTGTCATACCTCCTATGAATTTCAATGATCCGAACGATGCTTTCTCGTCTAGTCCTATGAGTGGAAGTTCCGTGGGTgctgaagatattgaagatgatgaatttgcttCTAGTGAttcggatgatgatgacgatggaACCCGAATGACTATGGATGGCGGGGAAACAACAAACATGTCAATGGCATCAGTTCAATCAGGATTTAGTGTTGGTTCAGATACGATGCTGGAACAATCCTTGAGGCGAGCTGCAAACCAAGCTGGTACGCAAGCAATGAGTTTCGACGAACAAGGAGATACTAAAATGAGTGAAGACAATGAGATCGTTGCATCCTTTGCTCCATGGGCAAAGAAGGCCCCTATAGAATCACAAAAAGACCAAGAGAACGTGAATCCTTTCTCATCAGCAGCCAAATCAGATATTCAGCTAGATGCTGAGCAAtcagatggagaagagatgacaatggatatggatatgacAAGTGCAGTTGGTAGAATTTTACCAGGTCAACAACGAGAAGATGACGAGCTTTCTATGGATGTCACCCGTGCTTTCGGCGGTATTATCCCCAACAGTCAAGCTGGAGCAAAGCTCAATTCAGCGGGCCGTCGTCAAAGTACTCGTAGAGTATCAGCAGGTGAAGAATCGGCATTCGGAGAACAGACTATGGACTTGACTACTGCTATAGGTGGAATTCATGCAGCTCAAAATGATGAGGAGGTTtccgaagatgatgatatgagcATGGATTTTACATCGGCAATAGGTGGCGTACTATCAAAGCCAGCTGCGGCCAAGAACAAGAGACGAGTATCTACGGCTTCGGAGGCAAAGTCAACCCAAAATCGCGAAAGCTTGAATTCTCCAGCTGGTGATGAAACGATGGGAATGGATATGGACATGGATATGACTACTGCGGTGGGTCGCATTATACCTCCGACTACGGACGAGACTGAggaaatggatatggatatggatgtaaCAGTTGGTATGGAAATGACCAAGGCTTTAGGTGGTATTCTACCACGATTGAACGCTGGAGATCGAAATCAAGCAAAGAAGattatggaaatggaaacagATCTTGGTAGCTCACCATTCCGCGTAGATGTTCCCGCCAATTCTCCTCCAAAGCCTATCAACCACAATGCTTTAACTGTGGCACCAGAAACTGGCAGCCCAAGCTTCACGGCCGGATTTAAAGGAAAAGGTCTTCGTAGAAGCATGGACCGAATCTCTACAACACCAAAGTCTACACCGAAATCCAAGATGTTAACGCCAGTCAAGAAACCTACTACCCCACAAAAACAGCTCACTCCACAACCTGCTCAACCATCTCATCCTGGCAAAACTCCACCCTCCAAAAATATTCTCATGCGTACGGGATCACCAAAGAGACTTTTCAATCCTGATCTCAAAGAATCATCTTCCACACCTCGCACATCTTCAAGCAAAAAACAAACACccaataaattatttaaacaAGACAGCAATACAGGCCTTGCCACACCTAACTTTATTCTAACACCACAAAAACGATTATCTACTGGCATTGGTCTCGATAGAGTAGGACTAGGCTCACCAAAGGTTGCTGCATTGTTAGACAGACGGGGATCGATTGGAGAACAAGCACGATCATTCACACCTACCCAGCCAGCGGGCTTGAATCGTGGTGTACGATTCCAAGATCCTCGCATCATGGAAGCGGAAGTTGACAGGGAGCGAGAATTAGAAGAAGATAGAGAAAATGGTCGTAAGATAATGGAGCGTGAAGTGGATCAAGctgaaggggaagaaaaagatgcaaCTTTGAATCTCAAGGAAATGATCAGCAGTCTAACCCCTAAGAAGAAGTCAATGAAAGGTCGCAAGAGTTTGCATGCTGGTGCCGCAATTGGACTTTTGGGCAAAAGACCCGCTGAgttggatgaggatgattcagatgaagatgagagtgGTATGAAGCGATTGAGAAATCATCAAGGCAGTCCCGTTAAAAACGTCCATCTTCAAGGGCCACCCACCAAGGAACAGACAACCACTGGTCGCCTAACCCGGTCGAGCCGAAAGAGTATGGAAGACTCGACTGTTCCTTCTATCACCCCTACTCTCACCACCTCGCCCATCACAGACAAAATTACCACACCACGTGATCAAGGACGTTTCAAGGATGCAGAAGCCAATTTGACTGAACCTGTGGCGATTCCGTTCAAGGAGACAGAACCAGTTGAATACCCAACATTGCCTGAAGACACCCTGGACAATGAACGCATACAGTTACAGGATTTCTTGAACATGACAAGCATTCGATTCATGGAATTGACAACAACCAAACGAAGACATACAATCGCACCAAAACGGTCTAGTGATGGACCGATAAGGAATCGACTGTCGGATCAAACCAAGGTTTCTCTCGAAGACTGTGTCGCTGCGGGTGCTGCTACCATTCCTATGCTTGAGTTATTCCAGCAT GCTTGTCATGAACTCAAAAAGTATATATCAGATGGCCGAAAAACAGTTCGCGAAATCGAGAGTGAAACTTTCGAGGAGAATCCCCCACTCTTCCGTGAATACATTTCTGCGCCGGCGGATATGAAAATTGTCATGGATAATCAACTCAAGAATGTCAAGACGCATTCCCGTCTCCTCAGTAAAGGCATGTGGTATGACTGGCGATCAACATTACTTGAGACCGTCAAGGATGAACTCGTTAGAAGTGCTGAAGGCATGATCAACGATGAAGAAGTCCTCGACAAACAACAAGCACTGCTAGATGCTGTACTTCCGAAGATGATCAAACGAGCTCAGCAACTCCAACATGAAGAGACTAACATGAAGACTGCTGCTGAAGAAATTGCTAGCTGTGATCCCGAAGAGCTTAGTGAAGCTCGACAGCAGTTGATCACTGTTGAAGCTGATGTTGAAGCTAAGAGGAACATGATCGAGGAATTAAAGAAACAGCTTCAAGcaagagaaattgagattgaagctGGCACCGCAAAGAAGGAAACGTATTTGGAAGAAATTCGTGAAGCGGAAAAGATCCGAGAGGAATGCCGAGGTTGGAGTTCAAGCGAGATAAGTAGCCTTAAAG CAAAAGTAGATGCTCTCGAAAAGAAGCATGGTTGGACTATCACTGGTGTCTCTGGAACAATAACTTCAATGACTTATCGAAAGGAGATTGAACTTGTTTTCGACGCAGCTGCATTCAAGTCAAATGCTTTGAGCAAGACTACAAAACCGGCAAATTCAAGAATCGATCTTTGGTATATTGCCGCCAATCGAGAATACAACCCATTAACCCTCACCCCCGAAAAGGAATTTCTCCTCCAATGCATCCGTGATCACGTTCGAGGATTACCACAATCAGAAACCGAAATCAAGACTCTCCTCAATTCTGTTAGCGTCGCTTGGAACAAAGCGGCAAGAGTAGTCGATGACATTCATCTACTAAATATTGTTTGTCCAACTGTTGTCACCAAAACATCAGATAACTCTATCCTCGTCAAATCAAAGCTATTGATTGCGGCTCTCAACACAAAGGTCGAATTAGCTTTCAGTCTCATTAGTCATAGCACggaagaaggatttgatgTGGAGATTTCCCCAGTTGCAAAAGTCATTTATGGGGAAAGGTTTAATGAACCGAAGATGAGAGACTTTTTGCTTAATAGATTGGGCAACTATGCTaaggagaagggagatgGAACTGATGTTTCTTGGGGGTCAGCCGTAGCTGAATTAGGGGATAAATTATTGGCGAGGGGAAGAAAGTAA